Proteins encoded together in one Olsenella timonensis window:
- a CDS encoding HAD hydrolase family protein, with product MAEKSQGPVVAFFDVDGTLTCRDFNVGLHVNPTPRVEAAIRAFVGAGNVAVVCSGRSVVNLSDLAHLPFSGYVTLDGTHVIYDDEVIYDRAIAPGTLTATIDEMRRIGMEAAFEGTYGTAALRVGLDHLPGYEDIPSLEEYVRTGAPMVFGKVNFTDESLDVCLGSDYLMSTYTYLNVADGNHELTIPGTSKGVGGRALLDALPFSPARVYAFGDSENDLEILGIADTAVVMGNARDVVKAHADYVTDDVRDDGVATALEHFGLI from the coding sequence GTGGCCGAGAAGAGCCAGGGTCCCGTCGTCGCGTTCTTTGACGTGGACGGCACGCTCACGTGTCGCGACTTCAACGTGGGACTGCATGTCAACCCCACGCCGCGCGTGGAGGCAGCGATCCGTGCCTTTGTGGGTGCGGGCAACGTTGCGGTGGTGTGCTCGGGACGCAGCGTCGTCAATCTGTCCGACCTCGCGCACCTCCCCTTCTCCGGATACGTGACGCTGGACGGCACGCACGTCATCTACGACGACGAGGTGATCTACGACCGCGCGATCGCGCCCGGGACGCTCACCGCCACGATCGACGAGATGCGTCGGATCGGCATGGAGGCAGCATTCGAGGGAACCTACGGCACCGCCGCGCTGCGCGTCGGCCTGGACCACCTCCCCGGCTATGAGGATATCCCCTCGCTGGAGGAGTACGTGCGCACCGGCGCGCCGATGGTCTTCGGCAAGGTCAACTTCACCGACGAGAGCCTCGACGTCTGCCTGGGCAGCGACTACCTCATGAGCACCTACACCTATCTCAACGTCGCCGACGGCAACCACGAGCTCACCATCCCCGGGACGAGCAAGGGCGTGGGCGGCCGTGCGCTCCTCGACGCGCTGCCCTTCTCGCCCGCGCGCGTCTACGCCTTTGGCGACTCGGAGAATGACCTCGAGATTCTGGGCATCGCCGATACCGCCGTGGTCATGGGCAACGCCCGTGACGTCGTCAAGGCGCACGCGGACTACGTGACCGACGACGTCCGCGACGACGGCGTTGCCACCGCGCTCGAGCACTTTGGGCTCATCTAG
- a CDS encoding RNA helicase: MPVAPETVDEGPNAPGSLGRLIPWPDDETYPNIAAEEALDLFLGWVESRGIELWPHQEEALLSLAAGDHLILGTPTGSGKSMVALGMCFMSVCTDRRAYYTAPIKALVSEKFFDLVELFGRENVGMITGDASINAGAPIICCTAEILANQALREGEACDVGCVAMDEFHFYADPDRGWAWQVPLLTLPRAQFLLMSATLGDTSAIAEALAAHTGGRTVDTIADAPRPVPLSYEFVDTALEGTVELALRAGEAPLYIVHFSQDSALASAQSLASYGVSTKEQREAVKEAVKGTRFTTTFGKTLQRLLGCGVGVHHAGMLPRYRLLVEKLAQQGLLPVICGTDTLGVGINVPIHTVVLTALSKFDGRRMRHLNAREFHQIVGRAGRAGFDTEGHVIAEATEYDIENARALRKAGGDPKKARKIKTKKPPEGFVGWNKQTFERLVAATPEPLRPRMKVTHSMVLAEVEQGGDAWARVHRLVEESAQPAEEKAALATRADDIFATLLDAGVVSREEGPDGSASWSTTVDLPDDFALDQPLSPFLLAALELLDPESETYALDVISMVEATLEDPWQILRAQQRVARDRAMSEMKAEGVDYDERMERLQEVTYPKPLEELLEPAFEQYCEKVPWARDFALSPKSVLRDMIETASDFKEYVGRYNVARSEGLFLRYLSEAYRALDRTVPPDKRDERLADIISWLGLVVRTVDSSLVDEWAAAGEGTSEGLDAAPPAADEVVRDRRGLTLLVRNALFARVRLAAHDDADELGKLDAEWGWRAPVWRQALERLFEAHDEVLLDGDARSAAYFSIDERDERSLRVWHVHQVFRDSDDDRDFGIWGDVDLDATQDEGAVVFSAYRAGFVDDE, translated from the coding sequence ATGCCCGTAGCACCCGAGACCGTCGACGAGGGGCCCAACGCGCCTGGATCGCTGGGTCGCCTCATCCCCTGGCCCGACGACGAGACCTACCCCAACATCGCCGCCGAGGAGGCGCTCGACCTCTTCCTCGGCTGGGTCGAGTCGCGCGGGATCGAGCTGTGGCCCCACCAGGAGGAGGCGCTGCTGTCCCTGGCGGCCGGCGACCACCTGATCCTGGGCACCCCCACGGGCTCGGGCAAGTCCATGGTGGCGCTGGGCATGTGCTTCATGAGCGTCTGCACCGACCGGCGCGCCTACTACACCGCCCCCATCAAGGCCCTGGTGAGCGAGAAGTTCTTTGACCTCGTGGAGCTCTTCGGCCGCGAGAACGTGGGCATGATCACCGGGGACGCCTCGATCAACGCCGGCGCTCCGATCATCTGCTGCACTGCGGAGATCCTCGCCAACCAGGCGCTGCGCGAGGGCGAGGCGTGCGACGTGGGCTGCGTGGCCATGGACGAGTTCCACTTCTACGCGGACCCCGACCGCGGCTGGGCCTGGCAGGTGCCCCTGCTCACGCTGCCGCGCGCGCAGTTCCTGCTGATGAGCGCCACGCTGGGTGACACGTCCGCCATCGCCGAGGCGCTCGCCGCGCACACGGGCGGGCGCACGGTGGACACGATCGCGGACGCCCCGCGCCCCGTGCCGCTCTCCTACGAGTTCGTGGACACGGCGCTGGAGGGGACGGTGGAGCTGGCGCTGCGCGCGGGCGAGGCGCCGCTCTACATCGTGCACTTCTCGCAGGACAGCGCCCTTGCGAGCGCGCAGAGCCTCGCGAGCTACGGCGTCTCCACCAAGGAGCAACGCGAGGCCGTGAAGGAGGCCGTCAAGGGCACGCGCTTCACCACGACCTTCGGGAAGACGCTGCAGAGGCTGCTCGGCTGCGGCGTGGGCGTCCACCACGCCGGCATGCTGCCGCGTTACCGGCTGCTCGTGGAGAAGCTCGCGCAGCAGGGGCTGCTGCCGGTCATCTGCGGCACCGACACGCTGGGCGTGGGGATCAACGTGCCGATCCACACCGTGGTGCTCACGGCGCTCTCGAAGTTCGACGGCCGGCGCATGCGCCACCTCAACGCGCGCGAGTTCCACCAGATCGTCGGCCGCGCGGGACGCGCCGGCTTTGACACCGAGGGCCACGTCATCGCCGAGGCGACCGAGTACGACATCGAGAACGCGCGGGCCCTGCGCAAGGCCGGCGGCGATCCCAAGAAGGCACGCAAGATCAAGACAAAGAAGCCGCCCGAGGGGTTCGTGGGCTGGAACAAGCAGACCTTCGAGCGCCTGGTGGCGGCCACGCCGGAGCCGCTGAGGCCACGCATGAAGGTCACGCACTCGATGGTGCTCGCCGAGGTCGAGCAGGGCGGGGACGCCTGGGCGCGCGTGCACCGGCTCGTGGAGGAGTCCGCCCAGCCCGCCGAGGAGAAGGCCGCGCTCGCCACGCGCGCCGACGATATCTTCGCGACGCTGCTGGACGCCGGCGTGGTCTCACGCGAGGAAGGCCCGGACGGCAGCGCGTCCTGGTCCACGACCGTCGACCTCCCCGACGACTTTGCCCTGGACCAGCCCCTCTCGCCGTTCCTCCTCGCCGCGCTCGAGCTTCTGGACCCCGAGTCGGAGACCTACGCGCTCGACGTCATCTCCATGGTCGAGGCCACGCTCGAGGACCCCTGGCAGATCCTGCGCGCCCAGCAGCGCGTGGCGCGCGACCGGGCGATGTCGGAGATGAAGGCAGAGGGCGTCGACTACGACGAGCGCATGGAGCGCCTGCAGGAGGTCACCTATCCCAAGCCGCTCGAGGAGCTGCTCGAGCCCGCCTTCGAGCAGTACTGCGAGAAGGTGCCGTGGGCGCGCGACTTTGCCCTCTCGCCCAAATCCGTGCTGCGGGACATGATCGAGACAGCGAGCGACTTCAAGGAGTACGTGGGCCGCTACAACGTGGCGCGCTCGGAGGGCCTCTTCCTGCGCTACCTCTCCGAGGCGTACCGCGCGCTGGACCGGACCGTCCCGCCCGACAAGCGCGACGAGCGGCTCGCCGACATCATCTCGTGGCTGGGCCTCGTCGTGCGCACGGTGGACTCCTCGCTCGTGGACGAGTGGGCCGCCGCCGGCGAGGGCACCTCGGAGGGTCTCGACGCCGCGCCGCCCGCCGCCGACGAGGTCGTGCGCGACCGCCGCGGCCTCACGCTGCTCGTTCGCAACGCCCTCTTTGCCCGCGTGCGGCTGGCGGCGCACGACGATGCCGACGAGCTGGGCAAGCTCGATGCCGAGTGGGGCTGGCGCGCGCCGGTGTGGCGGCAGGCGCTGGAGCGCCTCTTCGAGGCGCACGACGAGGTGCTGCTGGACGGAGACGCCCGCAGCGCCGCGTACTTCTCGATCGACGAGAGAGACGAGCGCAGCCTCCGCGTCTGGCACGTGCACCAGGTCTTCCGCGACTCCGACGACGACCGCGACTTTGGCATCTGGGGCGACGTGGACCTCGACGCCACGCAGGACGAGGGCGCCGTGGTCTTCTCCGCATACCGCGCGGGTTTCGTGGACGACGAGTGA
- the murB gene encoding UDP-N-acetylmuramate dehydrogenase, whose product MSESESPREPLAWRLRAIVGEENVLANEPMSEHTTFRVGGPADLYVVPESFDEVRDVLLACDEAGVERFVLGRGSDLLVSDEGYRGVIVALGEGLMGVSVDGTEMTCQAGVDLREASEMACELGLSGLEFACGIPGSVGGACFMNAGAYGGCVADVLESVRVLLPDGSQETLGVDELDLGYRRSRVASEGLVVLSATFGLDRGDPEKIRATMDDLTRQREEKQPLEMASAGSTFKRPEGHFAGKLVMDAGLQGYRVGGAEVSRKHAGFVVNTGGATAADVRAVIGHVQDEVERQFGVRLEPEVRFLG is encoded by the coding sequence ATGTCCGAGAGCGAGAGCCCCCGAGAACCCCTAGCGTGGCGGCTGCGCGCCATCGTGGGCGAGGAGAACGTCCTCGCGAACGAGCCCATGAGCGAGCACACCACGTTCAGGGTGGGCGGCCCGGCCGACCTCTACGTCGTCCCGGAAAGCTTCGACGAGGTGCGCGACGTCCTGCTCGCCTGCGACGAGGCGGGCGTGGAGCGCTTTGTGCTGGGACGCGGCTCCGACCTACTCGTCTCCGACGAGGGCTACCGCGGCGTGATCGTGGCGCTGGGCGAGGGCCTCATGGGCGTCTCCGTTGACGGCACCGAGATGACGTGCCAGGCGGGCGTCGACCTGCGCGAGGCCTCTGAGATGGCCTGCGAGCTGGGGCTCTCCGGCCTGGAGTTTGCCTGCGGGATCCCGGGCTCGGTGGGCGGCGCCTGCTTCATGAACGCCGGAGCGTACGGCGGCTGCGTGGCAGACGTGCTGGAGAGCGTGCGCGTGCTGCTTCCGGACGGGTCGCAGGAGACCCTGGGCGTCGACGAGCTCGACCTGGGGTATCGCCGCAGCCGCGTGGCAAGCGAGGGGCTGGTGGTGCTCTCCGCCACGTTTGGCCTTGACAGGGGCGACCCCGAGAAGATCCGCGCCACGATGGACGACCTCACGCGCCAGCGCGAGGAGAAGCAGCCGCTGGAGATGGCGAGCGCGGGGTCCACGTTCAAGCGGCCCGAGGGCCACTTCGCCGGCAAGCTGGTCATGGACGCGGGCCTGCAGGGCTATCGCGTGGGGGGCGCCGAGGTCTCCCGCAAGCATGCGGGCTTCGTGGTGAACACGGGCGGCGCCACCGCGGCGGACGTCCGCGCGGTGATCGGCCACGTCCAGGATGAGGTGGAGCGCCAGTTTGGCGTTCGCCTGGAGCCCGAGGTGCGCTTCCTGGGATAG
- a CDS encoding nitroreductase family protein has protein sequence MTSFLELARDRYSVRAFSDAPVEAEKVEALVDAAIAAPTAVDRQPWHLRVVEDPDAVARLSALTRFSFGARVILMLGAAPDEAWVRKYDGRNFADVDASIVGTHIMLAAHDLGLGTTWVGHFDAPAVHEAFPETEGYDLVALFPIGYPADGAEPAAKHFERRGASELVTRV, from the coding sequence ATGACCAGCTTCCTTGAGCTTGCGCGCGACCGCTACTCCGTCCGCGCCTTCTCCGACGCGCCCGTCGAGGCCGAGAAGGTCGAGGCGCTCGTCGACGCCGCCATCGCCGCGCCCACGGCGGTCGACAGGCAGCCGTGGCACCTGCGGGTTGTGGAGGACCCGGACGCCGTCGCGCGACTCTCGGCGCTCACGCGCTTCTCGTTTGGCGCGCGCGTGATCCTCATGCTCGGCGCCGCCCCGGACGAGGCGTGGGTCCGCAAGTACGACGGTCGCAACTTCGCCGACGTGGACGCCTCCATCGTGGGCACCCACATCATGCTCGCGGCACACGACCTGGGCCTCGGCACCACGTGGGTCGGCCACTTCGACGCGCCCGCGGTCCACGAGGCGTTTCCGGAGACCGAGGGGTACGACCTTGTGGCGCTCTTCCCGATCGGCTATCCCGCCGACGGGGCGGAGCCCGCGGCCAAGCACTTCGAGCGCAGGGGCGCCTCCGAGCTCGTGACGAGGGTGTGA
- a CDS encoding ECF transporter S component produces the protein MAAPTHAHVSHDTHSTTSGGAWSTRRIATTALLCALAFVLTFVEIPIFPPAPWLMYDPSGIVALVAALVYGPATGTVVAVLPWVLKTLFSFNVWGHLMAILAGVALCVPAALVARRVGGTRGLVAGMVVGGMVSLAACVAGNIVVTPLYTAVSTADVIAMIVPILLPFNLLKIVLNCVVTALVQGPVSALVSR, from the coding sequence ATGGCTGCTCCCACGCACGCGCACGTCTCGCACGACACCCACTCCACCACCTCGGGCGGCGCCTGGTCCACACGCCGCATCGCCACGACGGCGCTGCTGTGCGCCCTCGCGTTCGTCCTCACCTTCGTGGAGATCCCGATCTTCCCTCCCGCGCCATGGCTCATGTACGACCCGTCGGGCATCGTCGCCCTCGTCGCCGCGCTCGTCTACGGACCGGCAACGGGCACCGTCGTCGCCGTGCTTCCGTGGGTTCTCAAGACGCTCTTCTCGTTCAACGTCTGGGGGCACCTGATGGCGATCCTGGCCGGCGTCGCGCTGTGCGTGCCGGCGGCGCTCGTCGCACGCCGCGTGGGCGGCACGCGCGGGCTGGTCGCGGGCATGGTCGTGGGCGGCATGGTCTCGCTCGCCGCCTGCGTCGCCGGCAACATCGTCGTGACGCCGCTCTACACCGCGGTCTCGACGGCCGACGTCATCGCCATGATCGTGCCGATTCTGCTGCCGTTCAACCTGCTCAAGATCGTCCTCAACTGCGTCGTGACCGCGCTCGTGCAGGGCCCGGTCTCCGCTCTGGTCAGCCGCTAG
- a CDS encoding polysaccharide deacetylase family protein encodes MKQPAPHSRASERRRHSAPHSRTQHLLPRRAVLAGLVVTVVVAATVGGGALLWLNRTVGVLVNGTPVQVRASSTLAEIAEAEKVEVKPGNLVSVGGNVITEGAGAPFSATVDGHELDADRIAAFRAEGDEEIVFGDGADVTEASHQEERETAPRLEPYGRIGAVTFVSQWGRPGRALYTIGDVSGEEVLAEELEPAQNAVLQSINPKPDDGSKVIALTFDDGPSDYTQRYLDILSKYDAHATFFCLGSAAAAHPDLVKAIEEQGSQVASHTQNHQQLTKLDAATLQSEVSDAFSAISSSGAGATTVLRPPYGDLTPETWLASGGSFSASVIWNLDSEDWRLPGADAIVANCTNGAYPGAIVLMHDGGGNRDQDLEALPRILESLKAEGYRFVTLDELMAMDSRIPADVATGNAVMPEGSVWPTELVETE; translated from the coding sequence ATGAAGCAGCCTGCCCCCCATAGCCGTGCGTCCGAACGGAGGCGACACAGCGCCCCGCACTCCCGCACCCAGCACCTCCTTCCGCGCCGCGCGGTCCTCGCCGGCCTCGTCGTCACCGTCGTCGTCGCGGCGACGGTGGGCGGGGGCGCGCTGCTGTGGCTCAACCGGACCGTGGGCGTCCTCGTGAACGGGACGCCCGTCCAGGTGCGGGCCTCCTCGACGCTCGCGGAGATCGCGGAGGCCGAGAAGGTCGAGGTGAAGCCGGGCAATCTCGTCTCGGTGGGGGGTAACGTGATCACCGAGGGCGCCGGCGCCCCGTTCTCCGCGACGGTCGACGGGCACGAGCTCGACGCAGACCGGATCGCCGCGTTTCGCGCCGAGGGGGACGAGGAGATCGTCTTTGGCGACGGCGCGGACGTGACGGAGGCGTCGCACCAGGAGGAGCGCGAGACGGCGCCCCGGCTCGAGCCCTACGGGCGAATCGGCGCCGTCACCTTCGTGTCCCAGTGGGGTCGCCCGGGGAGGGCGCTCTACACCATCGGCGACGTCTCCGGCGAGGAGGTGCTCGCCGAGGAGCTCGAGCCCGCCCAGAACGCCGTGCTGCAGAGCATCAACCCCAAGCCCGACGACGGGTCCAAGGTCATCGCGCTCACCTTCGACGACGGCCCCAGCGACTACACGCAGCGCTACCTGGACATCCTGAGCAAATACGACGCCCACGCCACCTTCTTCTGCCTCGGGTCCGCCGCGGCCGCGCACCCCGACCTCGTGAAGGCCATCGAGGAGCAGGGGTCGCAGGTCGCCTCGCACACGCAGAACCACCAGCAGCTCACGAAGCTCGACGCCGCGACGCTGCAGTCCGAGGTCTCCGACGCCTTCTCGGCCATCTCGTCGTCGGGCGCCGGCGCGACGACGGTGCTGCGCCCGCCCTACGGCGACCTCACGCCCGAGACCTGGCTCGCCTCCGGCGGGTCCTTCTCGGCCTCCGTGATCTGGAACCTCGACAGTGAGGACTGGCGTCTCCCCGGCGCGGACGCGATCGTCGCCAACTGCACGAACGGCGCGTACCCCGGCGCCATCGTCCTCATGCACGACGGCGGCGGCAACCGCGACCAGGACCTCGAGGCGCTGCCGAGGATCCTCGAGTCGCTCAAGGCGGAGGGCTATCGCTTCGTGACGCTGGACGAGCTCATGGCGATGGACAGCCGCATCCCCGCCGACGTCGCCACCGGCAACGCCGTCATGCCCGAGGGCTCGGTCTGGCCCACGGAGCTGGTCGAGACGGAGTAG
- a CDS encoding PFL family protein: MDITPQEVAETLSMVSEQNLDLRTITMGISLAGCADEDMGRMCDKVYDRITRTAERLVGTAEDLEAEYGIPIANKRVSVTPIAQVAAGCADEDLSPLAHAMDRAAESLGIDFMGGFSALVQKGMGATDRRLIASIPEALATTERVCSSLNIASTRAGINMDAVLLSAETILECARRTQDIDCYGAAKFVVFANMVEDSPFMAGAVHGSGEADAVINVGVSGPGVMAAALEELPESASLMDVAEKIKQTAFKITRAGELMSREASRRLGVEKGIVDLSLAPTPAAGDSVARILEIIGVGECGGPGTTCALALLNDAVKKGGVMASSSVGGLSGAFIPVSEDAGMIRAAVDGALSIEKLEAMTCVCSVGLDMIAVPGDTPVETIAGIIADEMAIGVINTKTTAVRLIPAIGHAEGDMLEFGGLFGSAPVMPVNRFAGSVLAHRGGRFPAPLNSLKN; encoded by the coding sequence GTGGACATCACCCCGCAGGAAGTCGCCGAGACCCTCTCGATGGTCTCGGAGCAGAACCTCGACCTTCGCACCATCACGATGGGCATCTCGCTCGCCGGCTGCGCCGACGAGGACATGGGCCGCATGTGCGACAAGGTCTACGACCGCATCACGCGCACGGCCGAGCGCCTCGTGGGGACGGCCGAGGACCTGGAGGCCGAGTACGGCATCCCCATCGCCAACAAGCGCGTCTCGGTGACGCCGATCGCGCAGGTCGCCGCCGGCTGCGCCGACGAGGACCTCTCCCCGCTCGCGCACGCGATGGACCGCGCCGCCGAGTCCCTGGGCATCGACTTCATGGGCGGCTTCTCGGCGCTCGTGCAGAAGGGCATGGGCGCCACGGACCGCCGCCTCATTGCGAGCATCCCCGAGGCCCTGGCAACCACCGAGCGCGTCTGCTCCTCGCTCAACATCGCGTCCACGCGCGCGGGCATCAACATGGACGCCGTGCTGCTCTCCGCCGAGACGATCCTCGAGTGCGCGCGCCGTACGCAGGACATCGACTGCTACGGTGCCGCCAAGTTCGTCGTCTTTGCCAACATGGTGGAGGACTCGCCGTTCATGGCGGGCGCGGTCCACGGCTCCGGCGAGGCGGACGCCGTGATCAACGTGGGCGTCTCCGGGCCCGGCGTCATGGCCGCCGCGCTCGAGGAGCTGCCCGAGTCAGCGAGCCTCATGGACGTCGCCGAGAAGATCAAGCAGACCGCGTTCAAGATCACGCGCGCCGGCGAGCTCATGAGCCGCGAGGCGAGCCGCCGGCTCGGCGTGGAGAAGGGCATCGTGGACCTGTCGCTCGCCCCGACGCCGGCCGCGGGCGACTCCGTGGCGCGCATCCTGGAGATCATCGGCGTGGGCGAGTGCGGCGGCCCCGGGACCACCTGCGCGCTGGCGCTCCTGAACGACGCCGTCAAGAAGGGCGGCGTCATGGCGTCGTCGAGCGTGGGCGGGCTCTCCGGCGCGTTCATCCCCGTCTCCGAGGACGCCGGCATGATCCGCGCGGCCGTGGACGGCGCGCTCTCCATCGAGAAGCTCGAGGCCATGACCTGCGTGTGCTCGGTGGGCCTCGACATGATCGCGGTGCCCGGCGACACCCCCGTGGAAACCATCGCCGGCATCATCGCGGACGAGATGGCAATCGGCGTGATCAACACCAAGACCACGGCCGTGCGCCTCATCCCGGCGATCGGCCACGCGGAGGGCGACATGCTGGAGTTTGGCGGCCTGTTCGGCTCGGCGCCGGTCATGCCGGTCAACCGCTTCGCCGGGTCGGTGCTCGCGCATCGCGGCGGCCGCTTCCCGGCGCCGCTCAACTCGCTGAAGAACTAG
- a CDS encoding ATP-binding domain-containing protein translates to MQDQDPIFEAEQAHLTELYAKLLEMRDDISADLESNHRGAKQDLIDMSEEVRLDFGGADETIETLAAIETLNSVIDAYNQYHDFNVDKLRRVMLLLMQPYFAKVTLEMRPGRPPRDVYIGAAGMTDEHSRPLVVDWRSPVAETYYNQEMGRTSYQVDGKTRTVNLTLRRQFDVVRDELRSYFDTTVAIQDSLLLSALKRRHTEKLQAITATIQREQNEVVRHEDVPVLLVNGIAGSGKTSVLLQRIAFLLYQERKTLDPSQVWLFSPNDVFESYIDTVLPSMGESNPQTVTWRDFVASQGAGERDPGLATTPETLRRMDAAARSLSLEEDDLREIRLDGETLLKASQVRSAVEKFAEFDVGPRFTALVKEELHDRLNRRLGQMARNEELQEEMLGLDVERQYEIFGETLSPDDEDETLAYARRYVEHRYEGAHEEIERLAWLRLDRIGMRLLGQSALSATEWLYLRLIFTGIGSRDARFVMVDEVQDYTEAQLIVLARFFSRAHFLLLGDEHQAIFEGTATFDRIRSVFAASHGSVDECRLLTSYRSSPEITELFCGLLEPDERRRLTSVQRAGVAPVIRSFDEKDAYLAALRAAVAEPGEGLTAVVAESDARVSWLARQLGDAATVIRGGASLPAEGVVLLPLRVAKGLEFDHVIVPDAQAEVYPDTPLARRRLYTALSRAMHRVTVLAQGPLTPMLATR, encoded by the coding sequence ATGCAGGACCAGGACCCGATCTTTGAAGCCGAGCAGGCGCACCTCACCGAGCTCTACGCCAAGCTGCTCGAGATGCGCGACGACATCTCGGCAGACCTGGAGAGCAACCATCGGGGCGCCAAGCAGGACCTCATCGACATGAGCGAGGAGGTGCGCCTGGACTTTGGCGGCGCGGACGAGACCATCGAGACGCTCGCCGCCATCGAGACGCTGAACTCCGTCATCGACGCCTACAACCAGTACCACGACTTCAACGTGGACAAGCTCCGCCGCGTCATGCTGCTGCTGATGCAGCCGTACTTCGCGAAGGTCACGCTCGAGATGCGTCCCGGGCGCCCGCCGCGCGACGTCTACATCGGCGCCGCCGGCATGACCGACGAGCACAGCCGCCCGCTCGTGGTGGACTGGCGCTCCCCCGTGGCGGAGACCTACTACAACCAGGAGATGGGCCGGACCTCCTACCAGGTGGACGGAAAGACGCGCACGGTCAACCTCACGCTGCGCCGGCAGTTCGACGTCGTGCGCGACGAGCTGCGCTCCTACTTCGACACCACGGTGGCGATCCAGGACTCGCTGCTGCTCTCCGCCCTCAAGCGGCGCCACACCGAGAAGCTGCAGGCCATCACCGCCACGATCCAGCGCGAGCAGAACGAGGTCGTGCGTCATGAGGACGTCCCCGTGCTGCTGGTGAACGGCATCGCCGGCTCGGGCAAGACGTCCGTGCTGCTGCAGCGAATCGCGTTCCTCCTCTACCAGGAGCGCAAGACCCTCGACCCGAGCCAGGTCTGGCTCTTCTCGCCAAACGACGTCTTCGAGAGCTACATCGACACGGTCCTCCCCTCCATGGGCGAGTCCAACCCGCAGACCGTGACCTGGCGCGACTTCGTCGCGTCCCAGGGCGCCGGCGAGCGCGACCCGGGGCTTGCCACCACGCCCGAGACGCTGCGGCGCATGGACGCCGCGGCGCGCTCCCTCTCGCTCGAGGAGGACGACCTGCGCGAGATACGCCTCGACGGCGAGACGTTGCTCAAGGCGAGCCAGGTGCGCTCCGCCGTGGAGAAGTTCGCGGAGTTTGACGTGGGCCCGCGCTTCACCGCCCTCGTCAAGGAGGAGCTGCACGACAGGCTGAACCGCCGCCTGGGCCAGATGGCGCGCAACGAGGAGCTCCAGGAGGAGATGCTCGGGCTGGACGTGGAGCGCCAGTACGAGATCTTCGGGGAGACGCTCTCCCCCGACGACGAGGACGAGACGCTCGCCTACGCGCGACGCTACGTCGAGCACCGCTACGAGGGGGCGCACGAGGAGATCGAGCGCCTGGCGTGGCTGCGGCTCGACCGCATCGGCATGCGCCTGCTGGGCCAGAGCGCGCTCTCCGCGACCGAGTGGCTCTACCTGCGGCTCATCTTCACGGGCATCGGGAGCCGCGACGCGCGCTTCGTCATGGTCGACGAGGTCCAGGACTACACCGAGGCGCAGCTCATCGTGCTCGCCCGGTTCTTCTCCCGCGCGCACTTCCTGCTCCTGGGCGACGAGCACCAGGCGATCTTCGAGGGGACGGCGACCTTCGACCGGATCAGGTCCGTCTTTGCCGCCTCGCACGGCAGCGTGGACGAGTGCCGCCTGCTTACGAGCTACCGCTCCTCGCCGGAGATCACCGAGCTCTTCTGCGGCCTCCTGGAGCCGGACGAGCGCCGGCGCCTCACCTCGGTGCAGCGCGCCGGGGTGGCGCCCGTCATCCGCTCCTTCGACGAGAAGGACGCGTACCTCGCGGCCCTGCGCGCCGCCGTGGCGGAGCCCGGCGAGGGCCTCACGGCCGTCGTGGCCGAGAGCGACGCGCGCGTGAGCTGGCTCGCCAGGCAGCTCGGCGACGCGGCGACGGTGATTCGCGGAGGGGCGTCGCTGCCCGCGGAGGGCGTCGTGCTGCTGCCGCTGCGCGTGGCCAAGGGGCTGGAGTTCGACCACGTGATCGTGCCGGACGCCCAGGCCGAGGTCTACCCGGACACGCCGCTCGCCCGCCGGCGCCTCTACACCGCACTCTCGCGCGCCATGCACCGCGTCACCGTGCTCGCGCAGGGGCCGCTCACGCCGATGCTGGCCACACGATAG